A part of Chitinivibrio alkaliphilus ACht1 genomic DNA contains:
- the hisS gene encoding histidine--tRNA ligase codes for MNYLPPKGTRDFYPEDMILREHIFTSWEQSCHTFGFEKYDAPVFEHLDLYTHKSGTEIEQQLYSFEDKGGRKLSLRPEMTPSVARMVAARGNSLAKPVKWYSIPKLFRYEKMQKGRLREFFQLNMDIIGIAELTADAELIAATIDTMKRLGLDSQDFQIHISSRNLLEEYLQNTGIPKKEHAEIYLLLDKMPKMAYNDFCELVHSTLSNQERAETLLHLLSAKTLEDIEKMAPDLSALSELKELFSYLSAMGVADYCSFDITIVRGLAYYTGIVFEVFDTRRSMRAIAGGGRYNRLIELYGGTPTPAVGFAMGDVVLSDLLREKGALPTEPAKCDVFVISVTKDISAAMSITARLRNARISTEFPLKMNAVGKQLKKAAASRCKIALLTGGEEEASGNYRIKIMQTGEEENIPMEQFKEALSARLENL; via the coding sequence ATGAACTATCTTCCTCCCAAGGGAACCCGTGATTTTTACCCCGAAGATATGATCTTACGAGAACACATATTTACCAGCTGGGAGCAGAGTTGTCACACCTTTGGATTTGAAAAGTACGATGCTCCGGTTTTTGAGCATCTTGACCTGTATACCCATAAGAGCGGTACGGAAATAGAACAACAACTCTACTCATTTGAAGACAAGGGCGGAAGAAAACTGTCCCTGCGTCCTGAAATGACCCCCTCTGTAGCGCGGATGGTTGCTGCTCGAGGAAACTCCCTCGCTAAACCGGTTAAATGGTACTCCATCCCAAAACTCTTTCGCTATGAAAAGATGCAGAAAGGACGCCTCCGGGAATTTTTTCAGTTAAATATGGATATTATTGGCATAGCAGAGCTTACCGCCGATGCAGAACTCATTGCTGCGACAATAGATACAATGAAACGTCTCGGCCTTGATTCACAGGACTTTCAAATACATATATCAAGCAGAAATCTCTTGGAAGAATATCTGCAGAATACGGGAATACCCAAAAAAGAGCATGCTGAAATATATCTCCTCCTCGATAAAATGCCGAAAATGGCATATAACGATTTTTGTGAATTGGTGCATTCCACCCTTTCCAACCAAGAACGTGCGGAGACTCTGCTTCATCTTCTTTCTGCCAAAACCCTCGAAGATATTGAAAAGATGGCCCCTGACCTATCAGCATTGTCAGAACTAAAAGAGCTCTTTTCATATCTTTCTGCCATGGGAGTAGCAGACTACTGTAGCTTCGATATAACCATCGTTCGTGGGCTTGCTTACTACACCGGTATTGTCTTTGAGGTCTTTGACACACGCCGCTCGATGCGCGCTATTGCAGGTGGTGGACGGTATAATAGACTTATTGAGCTATACGGCGGCACACCGACCCCTGCCGTGGGGTTTGCCATGGGTGATGTGGTGCTCTCTGACCTTCTACGTGAAAAAGGAGCTCTCCCCACTGAACCGGCAAAGTGTGATGTCTTTGTTATCTCCGTTACAAAGGATATATCTGCAGCTATGAGCATCACGGCGCGGCTTCGAAATGCTCGTATTTCCACGGAATTCCCCTTAAAGATGAATGCAGTGGGCAAACAATTGAAAAAAGCTGCGGCATCGCGCTGTAAGATCGCTCTTCTCACGGGTGGTGAAGAAGAAGCGTCCGGAAACTATCGTATAAAAATTATGCAAACCGGGGAAGAAGAAAATATTCCCATGGAGCAGTTTAAAGAGGCCCTTTCAGCCCGTTTGGAGAACCTATGA
- a CDS encoding Crp/Fnr family transcriptional regulator: MSREDRFTTRVKKYSKGDIIFNEGNTSDGLYLIKTGRVRVFKRVYTKGRIVEYELAQLGVNNIFGEMALLGECTRTASVRALTSTTCMRISKNVFEQHISKLPHWVHTVIKNLVIRLDETNNRLKTELEK; encoded by the coding sequence CGCGTAAAAAAATATTCTAAGGGTGATATCATTTTTAATGAAGGTAATACCAGTGACGGTCTTTACTTGATAAAGACAGGGCGGGTACGAGTATTTAAACGAGTCTATACGAAGGGACGTATTGTTGAGTATGAACTTGCACAACTGGGCGTAAACAATATCTTTGGGGAAATGGCCTTGCTTGGAGAATGCACACGTACGGCCTCTGTACGTGCTCTTACGTCAACAACCTGTATGCGTATCAGTAAAAATGTATTTGAACAGCATATTTCAAAACTGCCCCATTGGGTACATACGGTAATTAAAAATCTGGTAATTCGTTTGGACGAAACAAACAATCGCCTCAAAACTGAACTTGAAAAATAA